Proteins co-encoded in one Marmota flaviventris isolate mMarFla1 chromosome 9, mMarFla1.hap1, whole genome shotgun sequence genomic window:
- the LOC114098381 gene encoding small ribosomal subunit protein uS2-like, whose product MSGALDVLQMKEEDVLKFLAAGTHLGGTNLDFQMEQYIYKRKSDDIYIINLKRTWEKLLLAARAIVATENPADVSVLSSRNTGHRAVLKFAAATGATPIAGRFTPGTFTNQIQAAFREPRLLVVTDPRADHQPLTEASYVNLPTIALCNTDSPLRYVDIAIPCNNKGAHSVGLMWWMLAREVLRMRGTISREHPWEVMPDLYFYRDPEEIEKEEQAAAEKAVTKEEFQGEWTAPAPEFTATQPEVADWSEGVQVPSVPIQQFPTEDWSAQPATEDWSAAPTAQATEWVGTTTEWS is encoded by the coding sequence ATGTCCGGAGCCCTTGATGTCCTGCAAATGAAGGAGGAGGATGTCCTCAAATTCCTTGCAGCAGGAACCCATTTAGGTGGCACCAACCTTGATTTCCAGATGGAACAGTATATCTACAAAAGGAAAAGCGATGACATCTACATCATAAATCTGAAGAGGACCTGGGAGAAGCTTCTGCTGGCAGCTCGTGCCATTGTTGCCACTGAAAATCCTGCTGATGTCAGTGTCTTATCCTCTAGGAATACTGGCCATCGGGCTGTGCTGAAGTTTGCTGCTGCCACTGGAGCCACCCCTATTGCTGGCCGCTTCACTCCTGGAACCTTCACTAACCAGATCCAGGCAGCTTTCCGGGAGCCACGTCTTCTGGTGGTTACTGATCCCAGGGCTGACCACCAGCCTCTTACAGAAGCATCCTATGTCAATCTGCCTACCATTGCTTTGTGTAACACAGACTCTCCTCTGCGCTATGTGGACATTGCCATTCCATGCAACAACAAGGGAGCTCATTCTGTGGGTCTGATGTGGTGGATGCTGGCCCGAGAAGTTCTGCGCATGCGTGGCACCATTTCCCGTGAGCACCCATGGGAGGTTATGCCTGATCTATACTTCTACAGAGATCCTGAAGAGATTGAAAAGGAAGAGCAGGCTGCTGCTGAAAAGGCTGTGACCAAGGAGGAATTTCAGGGTGAATGGACTGCTCCAGCTCCTGAGTTCACTGCTACTCAACCTGAGGTTGCAGACTGGTCTGAAGGTGTGCAGGTGCCCTCTGTGCCTATCCAGCAGTTCCCTACTGAAGACTGGAGTGCCCAGCCAGCCACTGAAGACTGGTCTGCAGCTCCCACTGCTCAGGCCACTGAGTGGGTAGGAACAACAACCGAGTGGTCTTGA
- the Or52b6 gene encoding olfactory receptor 52B6: MIVYFVQSQDVTVYREYTFVQSPLVLWAFCRTIVAFSSATGIAAMNLSDTRVAGCLLTGIPGLEHLHIWLSVPFCTMYIAALAGNGILICIILSQPSLNEPMYIFLSLLASADVLLSTSTMPKALANFWLGSSHISFDGCLTQMFFIHFLFVADSAILLAMAFDRYVAICSPLRYATILTRKVIGQIVAATLTRSFIIMFPSVFLLKRLHYCRINVIAHTFCEHMGIARLSCSDISINVWYGLAAALLSTGLDIILIAISYIHILLAVFHLSSQEARSKALSTCGSHICVILLFYIPALFSVFAYRFGGKHIPRYVHILLANLYVVIPPMLNPIIYGVRTKQILEGAKQMFSNLAKEFK; encoded by the exons ATGATTGTGTACTTTGTGCAGAGCCAGGATGTGACTGTCTATAGAGAGTACACCTTTGTGCAAAGCCCTTTAGTGCTGTGGGCCT TCTGCAGAACAATCGTGGCTTTTTCATCTGCTACCGGCATAGCAGCTATGAACCTCTCTGACACTCGAGTGGCAGGCTGCCTCCTCACTGGCATCCCTGGACTGGAGCACCTACACATCTGGCTCTCAGTGCCCTTCTGCACCATGTACATAGCTGCCCTGGCAGGCAATGGCATTCTAATTTGCATCATCCTCTCCCAGCCAAGCCTGAATGAGCCCATGTACATATTCCTGTCCCTGCTGGCCAGTGCTGATGTCCTACTCTCGACTTCCACCATGCCCAAGGCACTGGCCAACTTCTGGTTGGGTTCTAGCCACATTTCCTTTGATGGCTGCCTCACCCAGATGTTCTTCATCCACTTCCTCTTCGTGGCTGACTCTGCTATCTTACTGGCCATGGCCTTTGACCGCTATGTGGCGATCTGCTCCCCTCTGCGATATGCCACAATCCTCACAAGGAAGGTCATTGGGCAGATCGTTGCTGCCACCTTGACCCGCAGTTTCATCATTATGTTTCCATCCGTCTTTCTCCTCAAGCGCCTGCACTACTGCCGGATCAACGTCATTGCACACACCTTCTGTGAACACATGGGCATTGCCCGTCTGTCCTGTTCTGATATCTCCATCAATGTCTGGTATGGACTGGCAGCTGCTCTTCTCTCCACAGGCCTGGACATCATTCTCATTGCTATTTCCTATATCCACATCCTCCTAGCTGTCTTCCACCTCTCTTCTCAAGAAGCCCGGTCCAAGGCCCTGAGCACTTGTGGATCCCACATCTGTGTCATTCTGCTCTTCTATATCCCTGCACTGTTTTCTGTCTTTGCTTACAGGTTTGGTGGGAAACACATCCCACGTTATGTCCACATCCTGCTGGCCAACCTCTATGTGGTCATCCCCCCTATGCTGAATCCCATCATTTATGGAGTGAGGACCAAGCAAATTCTGGAAGGCGCTAAGCAGATGTTTTCAAATCTTGCCAAGGAATTTAAATAA